The genome window CCAAGCTTTATGAGCTCCACCGTGTCGTCGGATAATTCCAGAGCTTCTCCGCCCGCGTGGTTTAGGCGGTAGATCTCGCTTTCCGGCAGGGTGCGGCTGAATTTTTTTTCGTATTCCTCACATTTTTGAATGCAGTGCGTCAGGACCTCTTCTGAATTCTTATCATAGATGTGAATACTGATCACGGTATCAAACAGCGTTGTCGTCTGGGAAAGAGGCGTGTCTGAAGCCGAAGAGCAGCTAGAAAGAAGCAGTGCCACAAGTATAAATAATATTACATACGTTCTCTTTTTCATAAAGTCCTCCTGGTTTTCGTGGTCAATACAGTAGAAAATGTATCGCTTTCTGACTTTAGAACCTTATTATAAAAGCTATACTAAGAAAAATCAATCGAACGTTTGGTTGCATTTTGAAATGTACTGTGCTAGAATAAACAAGGAAGAGGTAGATTTATGAATATTTTTAAGAATGCGAAGAAAAATGACTGGATCCTTCTGGGAATCGTGTTGGGAGCGGCACTTGTGATCTTTGCAGTGCGGTATTTTACAGGCAGTACGGACTCGGGGTATGTGGAGGTTCGAGTGGACGGAGAAGTGACAGGGACCTATGACCTGGCTAAGGATCAGGAGATCGTGCTTGGCGGCGGAAAGAATACGATGACGATCCGGGACGGCAAGGTGAAGATGACAGAGGCGAACTGCCCGGATCAGTTGTGTATGCATCAGAAGGCGATCTCCCGGAATCAGGAGAGTATTATCTGTCTTCCGAATAAAATTGTACTGCAAATTGTAAACCAAGATCAGGCAGAATTAGATGCGGTGGCAAAGTAGGAGGAAGACATTGAAGAAGGTAGCGTATTTTGGAGTATTTACGGCGTTGGCGCTGATTTTCAGCTATGTGGAGGCGCTGATTCCGTTTCATATCGGCATTCCGGGAGTCAAGCTGGGGCTGGCGAATCTGATCGTAGTGATCGCGCTATATAAGCTGGGGCCGCAGGAGGCGCTGTGTTTATCTGTGACCCGTATTATCCTGTCCGGCTTTTTATTTGCCAATTTGTTCAGTATTATTTACAGCCTGGCAGGCGGCGTCCTGAGTTTTGCGATTATGGCGTTGCTAAAAAAGCGGGGTACATTCAGCGTTTACGGCATCAGCATGGCTGGAGGCGTTTTTCACAATATCGGGCAGCTTCTGATCGCGATGATTGTAGTAGAGAGCTTTAGTGTGGCATACTATGTCCCGGTTCTTCTGGTCGCGGGAGTTCTGACCGGGCTGGTGATTGGGATTGCGGCCAGTGAGATGTTAAAGAGGCTTACGCGCCTGGAATTCGAATAAGCATTCCGCGTGTTTTAATATAGTTATTTGATGAATGTTGTACTAAGTCAGAGAAGGGAAAGGTTCTTAAGGAGAAGCGTTATGATTTCATACATACGGGGAGAATTGGTCTCCATTGAAGAAGATAAAGTCATCGTAGATGTGGGTGGAGTCGGATATGGGATTTTTATGCCGGGCTCATCTATGGACAGGCTGCCGCCCATTGGCAGCGAGGTGAAGATCCATACGTATCTGAACGTAAAGGAAGATGCGATGCAGTTGTACGGATTTCTGAGCCGGGACGCGCTGCGTGTATTTAAGCTGGTGATCGGCGTGAGCGGGATCGGGCCGAAGGGAGGACTTGGAATTTTGTCCCAACTGACGCCGGATGATCTGCGTTTTGCCGTGATGGCGGGGGATGCTAAGGCAATCTCAGCCGCGCCGGGGATTGGCAAGAAGACAGCAGAGAAGCTGATTCTGGAGCTTAAGGATAAGCTGAGCATTGAGGATACGCTGGAGCATTATGAGGAAAGCTCTGTAGGGTACACTGAAAGTGGCGGACAGGAGAATCAGTCGGAGGCCGTGCAGGCGCTGGTCGCTCTGGGGTACGGAAGTACGGAAGCACTGCGTGCAGTAAGACAGGTGGAAGCAAGTGGAGAGCTCACTGTGGAAGAACTGCTCAAGCAGGCGTTAAAATATTTGATCTGATAAGGGGCTGCATATGGGAAAACGGATTATTACCACGGAGAATCTGGAAGAAGACATTAAAATAGAGAATCATCTGCGTCCCCAGATGCTGGAAGACTATATCGGCCAGCAGAAGGCGAAGGAGACGCTTAAGATTTATATCGAGGCGGCAAAGTCCAGAGGGGAATCCCTGGATCATGTCCTGTTTTATGGACCGCCCGGACTGGGAAAGACGACGCTTGCAGGAATTATAGCCAACGAGATGGGAGTCAACATTAAGATCACGTCAGGACCGGCAATCGAGAAGCCGGGTGAGATGGCGGCGATTCTGAATAACCTTCAGGAGGGCGATGTGCTTTTTGTGGACGAGATCCATCGGCTGAACAGGCAGGTGGAAGAGGTGCTTTATCCTGCGATGGAGGATTACGCGATTGATATTATGATCGGAAAAGGAGCTTCGGCCAGATCCATCAGGCTGGAACTGCCCCGGTTCACCCTGGTGGGGGCTACGACCAGGGCTGGTATGCTGACGGCTCCGCTACGTGACCGGTTTGGCGTGGTGAATCGTCTGGAGTTCTACACGGAGAGGGAACTGAAACAGATCATTCTGCGTTCAGCAAGGGTGCTGGAGGTGGAGATAGAAGAAGGCGGTGCACTGGAGATGGCGAAGCGATCCAGAGGGACGCCGCGGCTTGCGAACAGACTGCTCAAAAGGGTGCGGGATTTTGCACAGGTGAAGTATGACGGTGTGATCACAAAAGAAGTTGCGGTCAGTGCGCTGGACCTTTTGGACGTGGATCCCATGGGACTGGATCACATTGACCGGAATATTCTTCTTACGATGATTCACAAGTTTCAGGGAGGTCCGGTGGGACTGGATACCCTGGCGGCGTCCATTGGAGAGGACGCGGGAACCATTGAAGATGTGTATGAACCCTATCTTTTGATGAATGGTTTTATTCAAAGAACCCCTCGGGGGCGCCAGGTGACACCTCTTTGTTACAGACATTTAGGAATTTCTGCTGAAAATATCGAAAAGTAGTTGGTTTTTGTGAGAATATGGTTTATAATAGAACGAGGAATTGGAGCGGGTAAGGAGGTTCTTTATGGCATCGTCTAAAAATTACACGGAAGTTCTGATAGGAGGAAAAGTATTTACGCTCAGCGGCTTTGAGAGTGAGGATTATTTGCAGAAGGTTTCTACCTATCTGAACCACAAAATTGAAGAATGTTCCAGCAGTGACGGTTACCGCAAGCAGAGTGCAGAGGCAAGGAGCATGCTTCTGGCACTTAACATAGCAGATGACTATTTCAAGGCAAAGAAACAGGGCGGAGCTTTGGAGAGCGACATTGAGGCGAAAGATAAAGAGATGTACGACTTGAAACATGAACTGATCTCCACCCAGATTAAGTATGAGAATGCGGAGAAAGCATTGGATCGGCTGAAGGAAGAGAACCGTGAACTGCAGATGAAGATCGTACAATTAGAAACTGAGATGAAGAATCATCGTAAAAAATAGACTGTCTTAGGACAGTCTTTTTTATCAGGGACGGGGAGACAGATGGAAAAGATGGTTGAGATATTAGCGCCGGCAGGTTCGGCGGAAAGTTTGTATGCCGCGGTTGCGGCGGGCGCCGATGCAGTCTATATCGGCGGGCAGATGTTCGGAGCCAGGGCTTATGCGAAGAATCTTACAGAGGAGGAGCTTCTTAAGGCCATTGATTTTGTGCATCTGCATGGAAGGAAGATCTATCTGACGGTCAATACTTTGCTGAAGGAAAGAGAAATAGAATCTGAGCTGTTTCGGTATCTGCAGCCGTATTATGAGCAGGGGCTGGACGCCGTGATCGTGCAGGACGTTGGGGTACTTCACTTTATCCGTAAGTATTTTCCGAATCTGGCGATTCATGCTAGTACGCAGATGACGATTACAGGCGTAGATGGCGCGCGTTTTATGGAGGAACAGGGCGTCACGAGAGTCGTGCCGGCCAGAGAGATTGGCCTTGAGGAAATCAGGAAGATATCCCGGGGAACGGATCTGGAGATTGAATGCTTTGTACATGGGGCGCTTTGCTACTGTTATTCGGGTCAATGCCTGCTCAGCAGTTTTATTGGCGGAAGAAGCGGGAACCGGGGGCAGTGTGCCCAGCCATGCCGGCTTCCATGGCAGCTTGAAGGAGCAGGAAGGTCGCAGTATCTCATGAGCCTTAAGGATATCTGTACGCTGGAGATGATTCCCGAGCTGGTGGAGGCCGGAATCGACTCGTTCAAAATAGAAGGAAGAATGAAGAAGCCGGAGTATGTGGCCGCGGTGACGGCAATGTACAGAAAATACACGGATCTGTATTTAAAATACAGAGAGGAAGCAGTAGGAAGAGGGGAGGATTCGGAGGCGGCGAAGGCGCGCTTTCGGGTGAGCGAGGCAGACCTTCAGATGCTTCTGGACCTGTATAACCGGGGCGGCTCCCATACCGGGTATTACCATACCAGAAATGGCAGGGAGATGGTATCGCTTACGCGGCCGAACCATGCGGGGATACCGGCGTTTAGGGTAGAGAAGAGGCAGGGGCGCTCTGTGATCGGAACGGCGATAGTGGACCTGTCTCCACAAGATGTCATAGAGCTGCCCCTTCGCAGAGGGCAGGAGAAGGCGGATAATTATACCTGTAAAGAGAAAGTGAGAGCAGGGCAGAGGATACAGATACCGGTATTTGCAGATACGAGCGTACAGCACGGCGATGTGTGGAAGCGTACACGGAATGCCGCTCTGATCGAAGAGATGCAGGAAAATTATCTGCGTAGAAAAATAAAAGAAAAACTTAATGGAAAATTTATACTTTCTGTGGGAGATTCTGCTAAACTGTCTGTAAGCTGCAAGGATCATGCCGTCACGGTTTACGGAGACATCGTGCAGGAGGCGCTGAAGCAGCCGATGGTGCCAGAACGCATCGAAAAACAGCTCCGAAAGACCGGAAATTCAGAATTTGAATTTGAACACCTGGAAATAGAGATAAATGGGGCGGGATTTCTTCCTTTGCAGAGCCTGAATGAGATCAGGCGGCGGGCGCTGGAAGAATTGGAGGCTGAGATAACAAGTGCGTTTAGAAGAAAGATGCCCCTGTGCGAAGAAGGAGAAAGCGGGGCAGAGAAAGTATTCCTGCGCGAAGAGGGAGAAAGTCGGGCAGAGAAAGTATTCCTGCGCGAAGAGGGAAAAAGCCGAACAGAGAAAGTATTCCTGCGCGAAGAGGGAAAAAGCCGAACAGAGAGAAAAGAACAGAAGGAAAGAACGGGAAGCCTGCCGGGAAAGGTCGATGCGAGTGAAGGCACACGTCCGGGATTTACCGCTTCTGCGGAGACGATGGAGCAGGTGGAGGTCCTTCTTGAGCCGGATCTGATCCGGCGAATCTATGTAGATTCTGCTGCATTTCCGCAGATATGGAAGCAGGAAGGAATCGATCGCTGGATTCGGAATGCACGAAAATACGGGAAAGAACTGTATCTGATCCTTCCTTACATTTTTCGGGAGAATACGAGGGAACGGTTTGAGAACGCATATGGCCGGATTCTGGAGGCGGATTGGGACGGTGTTTTGATCAGAAATTACGAAAGCAGCTTTTTCTTGCACCGTCACGGGTTTACAAAACCGGTGGTAACGGATTATAATTTATATCAGTGCAACCATTTTGCCAAAGAATTCTGGCAGGAAAGAGGTGCGGCGGAATTTACGGTGCCGCTGGAATTAAATGAGAAAGAGATCGCCATGCTTGGCGCGTCAGGCGGGGAGATGGTAGTCTACGGATATCTGCCGATGATGGTATCTGCGGGCTGTATCCGCAAAACAACGGGTGGCTGCAGCAGGGAAAGCGGCTGTCTGGCAATCCTTGACCGATATCAGAAACGGTTTTTGGTCAGGAACGTATGTGACTATTGTTACAATATTTTATATAATCATGTCCCTCTGTATCTGGCGGACAGGCTCCGGGAAGTGAGGAGCACAGGCGTTTCTTCCATGCGGCTTAGTTTTACCACGGAAGATGGAAAAGAGGTGGGACGGATACTTAAGTTATACAGACAGGAAAGTGCGTATCCGGACGGGGAGTTTACCCGGGGGCACTTTAAACGAGGCATAAAGTAGGTGGAATTTTGGTAAATATTGTTGTAGAGCTGTCAAAATATCTCATGATCATTATGATCGCAGTGTATACATTTGAGTGTTTTGCAGTGTTCAATTTTCAGGACGAGCGCACGAAGCGCAGCATTATGCGGAGACAGAACATTTTGATGTTCATGATTCATTTTGTGGCGTTTCTGGTGATGTACTTACAGACAGAAGAAAAGAAGATGATCGGGTTCTATGGAATGCAGGTCGGGCTTTTCCTGGCGATCATTCTCCTTTATACCCTTATCTACCCAAGGATTTCGAGGCTGGTAGTGAATAATATGTGCATGCTTCTTGCCATTGGCTTTATCATGATCACAAGACTTTCCTATTCTTTGGCGGTCAAGCAGTTTGTAATCGCCTCCGGAGCGGTGGGGCTCAGCCTGGTGGTTCCGGTGATTATTCGGAAAGTTAAGGTGCTTTCCGAGTGGCGGAAGTTCTATGCGATAGCCGGCGTGGTTATGCTGGGCGTGGTTCTTGTTC of Roseburia hominis contains these proteins:
- a CDS encoding NusG domain II-containing protein, with the protein product MNIFKNAKKNDWILLGIVLGAALVIFAVRYFTGSTDSGYVEVRVDGEVTGTYDLAKDQEIVLGGGKNTMTIRDGKVKMTEANCPDQLCMHQKAISRNQESIICLPNKIVLQIVNQDQAELDAVAK
- a CDS encoding Gx transporter family protein, whose translation is MRWQSRRKTLKKVAYFGVFTALALIFSYVEALIPFHIGIPGVKLGLANLIVVIALYKLGPQEALCLSVTRIILSGFLFANLFSIIYSLAGGVLSFAIMALLKKRGTFSVYGISMAGGVFHNIGQLLIAMIVVESFSVAYYVPVLLVAGVLTGLVIGIAASEMLKRLTRLEFE
- the ruvA gene encoding Holliday junction branch migration protein RuvA → MISYIRGELVSIEEDKVIVDVGGVGYGIFMPGSSMDRLPPIGSEVKIHTYLNVKEDAMQLYGFLSRDALRVFKLVIGVSGIGPKGGLGILSQLTPDDLRFAVMAGDAKAISAAPGIGKKTAEKLILELKDKLSIEDTLEHYEESSVGYTESGGQENQSEAVQALVALGYGSTEALRAVRQVEASGELTVEELLKQALKYLI
- the ruvB gene encoding Holliday junction branch migration DNA helicase RuvB: MGKRIITTENLEEDIKIENHLRPQMLEDYIGQQKAKETLKIYIEAAKSRGESLDHVLFYGPPGLGKTTLAGIIANEMGVNIKITSGPAIEKPGEMAAILNNLQEGDVLFVDEIHRLNRQVEEVLYPAMEDYAIDIMIGKGASARSIRLELPRFTLVGATTRAGMLTAPLRDRFGVVNRLEFYTERELKQIILRSARVLEVEIEEGGALEMAKRSRGTPRLANRLLKRVRDFAQVKYDGVITKEVAVSALDLLDVDPMGLDHIDRNILLTMIHKFQGGPVGLDTLAASIGEDAGTIEDVYEPYLLMNGFIQRTPRGRQVTPLCYRHLGISAENIEK
- the zapA gene encoding cell division protein ZapA, whose product is MASSKNYTEVLIGGKVFTLSGFESEDYLQKVSTYLNHKIEECSSSDGYRKQSAEARSMLLALNIADDYFKAKKQGGALESDIEAKDKEMYDLKHELISTQIKYENAEKALDRLKEENRELQMKIVQLETEMKNHRKK
- a CDS encoding DUF3656 domain-containing protein; translated protein: MEKMVEILAPAGSAESLYAAVAAGADAVYIGGQMFGARAYAKNLTEEELLKAIDFVHLHGRKIYLTVNTLLKEREIESELFRYLQPYYEQGLDAVIVQDVGVLHFIRKYFPNLAIHASTQMTITGVDGARFMEEQGVTRVVPAREIGLEEIRKISRGTDLEIECFVHGALCYCYSGQCLLSSFIGGRSGNRGQCAQPCRLPWQLEGAGRSQYLMSLKDICTLEMIPELVEAGIDSFKIEGRMKKPEYVAAVTAMYRKYTDLYLKYREEAVGRGEDSEAAKARFRVSEADLQMLLDLYNRGGSHTGYYHTRNGREMVSLTRPNHAGIPAFRVEKRQGRSVIGTAIVDLSPQDVIELPLRRGQEKADNYTCKEKVRAGQRIQIPVFADTSVQHGDVWKRTRNAALIEEMQENYLRRKIKEKLNGKFILSVGDSAKLSVSCKDHAVTVYGDIVQEALKQPMVPERIEKQLRKTGNSEFEFEHLEIEINGAGFLPLQSLNEIRRRALEELEAEITSAFRRKMPLCEEGESGAEKVFLREEGESRAEKVFLREEGKSRTEKVFLREEGKSRTERKEQKERTGSLPGKVDASEGTRPGFTASAETMEQVEVLLEPDLIRRIYVDSAAFPQIWKQEGIDRWIRNARKYGKELYLILPYIFRENTRERFENAYGRILEADWDGVLIRNYESSFFLHRHGFTKPVVTDYNLYQCNHFAKEFWQERGAAEFTVPLELNEKEIAMLGASGGEMVVYGYLPMMVSAGCIRKTTGGCSRESGCLAILDRYQKRFLVRNVCDYCYNILYNHVPLYLADRLREVRSTGVSSMRLSFTTEDGKEVGRILKLYRQESAYPDGEFTRGHFKRGIK